A genome region from Clostridia bacterium includes the following:
- a CDS encoding sugar ABC transporter ATP-binding protein — MGSFLEMKSITKLFNDNVVLKDIDFDADRGQVHSIVGENGAGKSTLMKILAGLYTPDAGEIYIDGKQVIINNPEDAQRLGISMIYQEIRLFPDLNVAENIFIKREPVKNKKWFRLIDWDKVYTETTKYLDYFDLKIDAKTSVNTLSIGQQKFVEIIRALSRDAKIIIMDEPTAALTEQEIEVLFNVIQDMKKLGIVIIYISHRLEEVKRIADKVTILRDGELVETCDRNKIDISHIVKLMVGKKLEDRYPKLKIRLGRQSLAVNNLSFEGRIRNINFDLKEGEILGITGLSGSGRRTLAKVIFGINRHYQGEIYLNGKTFKDMNPHLAIENGLCYVTGIGTDEGLILDAYVSENITLTNLERISRMGLLNKDEETNKARDLIERLEIEAHEHEITNNLSGGNQKKVIFAKWLFTNAKVLIIDEPTAGIDVGSKVDIYNIINELVLSGASVIIISSDLPEVLGMCDRILVMYNGQIRKVFSEDEATQEKIIYYASGGKDNI, encoded by the coding sequence TTGGGCAGTTTTCTGGAAATGAAAAGTATAACAAAATTGTTTAATGACAATGTTGTCCTTAAAGATATAGATTTCGATGCAGACAGAGGCCAGGTTCATTCGATTGTGGGCGAAAACGGTGCAGGCAAATCTACATTGATGAAGATACTGGCAGGCTTGTATACCCCTGATGCTGGGGAAATATATATTGATGGTAAACAGGTTATTATAAACAATCCAGAAGATGCTCAAAGGCTAGGTATATCCATGATCTATCAGGAAATCAGACTTTTTCCAGATTTGAATGTTGCTGAAAACATTTTTATTAAAAGGGAACCTGTAAAAAATAAAAAATGGTTTAGACTGATTGACTGGGACAAGGTTTATACGGAAACAACTAAATATTTGGATTATTTCGATTTAAAAATAGACGCAAAGACATCTGTAAATACCTTAAGTATAGGACAGCAGAAATTTGTTGAGATTATACGGGCTTTGTCTCGAGATGCCAAGATTATTATAATGGATGAACCTACTGCTGCTTTGACAGAGCAGGAAATTGAGGTGCTTTTTAATGTTATTCAAGATATGAAGAAATTAGGTATAGTTATTATTTATATATCTCACAGGTTGGAAGAGGTCAAGAGAATTGCGGATAAGGTTACTATTCTCAGGGATGGAGAATTAGTGGAAACCTGTGATAGAAATAAAATTGATATCAGTCATATTGTAAAGCTTATGGTAGGGAAAAAGTTAGAGGATAGGTATCCAAAGCTGAAAATCAGATTGGGCAGACAATCGTTGGCAGTTAATAATCTATCTTTTGAGGGGAGAATAAGAAATATAAACTTTGATTTGAAAGAAGGAGAAATCCTTGGCATTACAGGCTTGAGCGGTTCAGGCAGGAGAACTTTAGCAAAAGTCATCTTTGGTATTAATAGACATTATCAAGGAGAAATATATTTAAATGGGAAAACCTTCAAAGATATGAACCCTCACTTAGCCATTGAAAATGGGCTATGCTATGTAACAGGAATAGGAACTGATGAAGGGCTTATATTAGATGCGTATGTTTCAGAAAATATTACATTGACTAATTTAGAGCGAATTTCAAGGATGGGATTGCTAAACAAAGATGAGGAAACAAATAAAGCTAGAGATTTGATAGAAAGACTTGAAATAGAAGCCCATGAACATGAAATCACAAACAACTTAAGTGGGGGCAATCAGAAAAAGGTCATATTTGCAAAGTGGCTATTTACTAATGCGAAAGTTTTAATTATTGATGAGCCCACGGCAGGTATTGACGTGGGTTCTAAAGTTGATATATATAATATTATCAATGAATTGGTATTATCAGGGGCTTCAGTTATAATCATTTCTTCTGATTTACCGGAAGTATTAGGTATGTGTGACAGAATACTTGTTATGTATAATGGACAAATCCGCAAGGTATTTTCTGAAGATGAAGCTACACAGGAGAAAATAATATATTATGCGTCAGGTGGCAAAGATAACATATGA
- a CDS encoding ABC transporter permease: MTEKALGKRSRISNNGKFREIGLLGFIILISIFVQLRNPKFLTLGNINDMTKNTAILSILAVGMMLVIVTRGMDLSIGATLALSGMISAMTVSANPSLHPVFAILLGILVGIVCGTIVGFFVSKAGVLPIIASLGMMNVYRGLTYLVGGGKWVSAHQMSPSFKGIAISSILGINTLVFIAIIIYIVFYYFINHTRTGRQIYAVGSNPESAKISGINVQKILWMVYIIMGGLAGLSGVLWVSKFASAQGDTAVGYEMNVIAACVLGGVNIAGGSGKISGIIMGSLLIGILNNALPLINVSPFWHQAIQGLIILIAVIVNALVKRRVERTNLMRRKI, translated from the coding sequence ATGACTGAAAAAGCTCTAGGGAAGAGATCAAGAATATCAAACAATGGAAAATTCAGAGAAATAGGACTTTTAGGGTTTATCATTCTAATTTCAATATTTGTACAACTTCGCAATCCAAAATTTCTTACATTAGGAAATATTAACGACATGACTAAAAACACGGCGATACTAAGTATTCTTGCAGTTGGAATGATGTTGGTTATAGTTACGAGAGGCATGGACCTTTCGATCGGTGCAACTTTAGCTTTATCAGGCATGATATCAGCCATGACTGTAAGTGCGAATCCTAGTTTGCATCCTGTATTTGCAATATTGTTAGGGATATTGGTGGGAATTGTTTGCGGAACTATAGTAGGTTTTTTTGTATCAAAGGCAGGGGTTCTTCCTATCATAGCTTCACTTGGAATGATGAATGTATACAGAGGATTGACCTATTTGGTAGGAGGAGGTAAGTGGGTGAGCGCACATCAAATGTCACCCAGCTTTAAAGGTATTGCAATCAGTTCCATATTAGGTATTAATACCTTAGTTTTTATAGCAATAATTATTTATATAGTTTTTTATTATTTTATCAATCATACAAGAACAGGCAGACAGATATATGCGGTGGGTAGTAATCCAGAGTCTGCTAAAATCAGTGGGATAAATGTTCAAAAGATATTATGGATGGTTTACATAATTATGGGAGGACTGGCCGGATTATCAGGGGTATTGTGGGTGTCAAAGTTTGCATCCGCTCAGGGAGATACAGCAGTAGGATATGAAATGAATGTTATAGCTGCCTGTGTATTGGGTGGAGTTAACATTGCCGGTGGATCAGGAAAAATCTCTGGAATTATAATGGGATCGTTGTTAATCGGTATCTTAAACAATGCATTACCCCTCATAAATGTATCGCCATTCTGGCATCAGGCAATTCAAGGTTTGATAATTTTAATTGCGGTAATTGTCAATGCTCTTGTAAAGAGGCGTGTGGAAAGAACTAATCTCATGAGGAGGAAAATCTGA
- a CDS encoding sugar ABC transporter ATP-binding protein: MSENILELKAITKTFPGVKALDDVNFDLKSGEIHALMGENGAGKSTFIKIITGVHPQDKGEIYLAGEKVDMKNPNQAKEMGIAAIYQHVTCYPDLSVTENIFMGHEKVSKISKRILWEEMHSEAEKLIKDLGTDIDPKTQMGALSVAQQQIVEIAKALSTNAKIVIMDEPTAALTKRETEELYRITEQLRDNGVSIIFISHRLEDMYRLADRVTVLRDGKYIGTWEADKISTQELIVAMVGRELTEMFPQKDTKIGEELLHIEGLGKTGYFADVSFTLRKGEILGLTGLVGAGRTEVCQSIFGIMPPDKGKIYLEGKEIKIRNPLEAMELGIGYLPEDRQKQGLILDWEIGRNITLPTLNKFSNKGWIDEDKEAEIAKAFTEKVDVRTDSIFNLASSLSGGNQQKVVIAKLLNTDLKVIILDEATKGVDVGAKYAVYEIMCSLAEKGYGIIMVSSDMPEVLGMSDRIVVMREGRVTTILNREDATQEAILEASMVSKAEGRTPVSAV, translated from the coding sequence TTGTCTGAAAATATACTTGAGCTAAAAGCGATTACAAAAACATTTCCAGGAGTCAAAGCATTAGACGATGTAAACTTTGATTTAAAGTCCGGAGAGATTCATGCTTTAATGGGTGAAAATGGTGCAGGAAAGTCTACCTTTATAAAGATTATAACCGGAGTTCATCCCCAGGATAAGGGAGAAATATATTTGGCCGGGGAAAAGGTTGATATGAAGAACCCAAACCAAGCAAAAGAGATGGGTATTGCAGCAATTTATCAGCATGTAACCTGTTATCCTGATTTGAGTGTTACGGAAAATATCTTTATGGGACATGAAAAGGTGAGTAAAATCTCAAAGAGGATTCTATGGGAGGAGATGCATTCGGAAGCAGAGAAGCTTATAAAGGATTTGGGAACGGACATTGACCCTAAAACCCAGATGGGGGCGCTGAGCGTGGCACAACAACAGATTGTTGAAATAGCTAAAGCTTTATCTACAAATGCAAAAATTGTTATTATGGATGAGCCTACCGCTGCACTTACAAAGAGAGAAACTGAAGAGCTTTATCGAATTACCGAACAACTGAGAGACAATGGTGTTTCCATAATTTTTATTTCCCACAGACTGGAGGATATGTATAGGTTGGCAGACAGAGTTACCGTATTGAGGGATGGGAAATATATCGGGACATGGGAAGCAGATAAAATATCAACTCAGGAACTTATCGTTGCTATGGTGGGCAGGGAACTTACAGAGATGTTTCCACAAAAGGATACAAAAATAGGGGAGGAGCTTCTGCATATTGAGGGACTAGGCAAAACAGGGTATTTTGCTGATGTTTCATTTACTCTTCGAAAGGGTGAAATCCTTGGGTTAACAGGGTTGGTAGGTGCGGGGAGAACAGAAGTATGTCAATCAATTTTTGGCATCATGCCTCCTGACAAAGGTAAGATATATTTAGAGGGAAAAGAGATAAAAATCAGGAATCCTCTGGAAGCAATGGAACTAGGCATAGGATATTTGCCGGAAGATAGGCAAAAACAGGGTTTGATATTGGATTGGGAGATAGGAAGAAATATTACTTTACCTACCCTAAACAAATTTTCAAATAAAGGGTGGATTGATGAGGATAAAGAGGCTGAAATCGCCAAGGCCTTTACTGAAAAGGTAGATGTTAGAACAGACAGTATTTTTAATTTGGCCAGCTCGTTATCCGGAGGAAATCAGCAGAAGGTTGTTATAGCAAAACTGTTGAATACTGACTTAAAGGTTATCATACTTGATGAAGCTACCAAAGGTGTGGATGTAGGAGCCAAATATGCAGTATATGAAATAATGTGTAGTCTAGCTGAAAAGGGATATGGAATTATTATGGTTTCATCTGATATGCCGGAGGTATTGGGTATGAGCGATAGAATAGTTGTGATGCGGGAAGGTCGGGTTACAACCATTCTAAACAGGGAAGATGCCACACAGGAGGCAATTCTTGAAGCATCTATGGTATCAAAAGCTGAAGGAAGGACTCCTGTATCTGCAGTATAA
- the rhaS gene encoding rhamnose ABC transporter substrate-binding protein: MKKVLALIISLALVMSLLVGCGGGGTEDVSEPEETPEVEDASKTDDEPEPEEEPDSGEGKQYAIIVKSTGNPFMEKMADGFKEAVSELGGETIVKAPDQPTAEAQIQMIEELIAQKVDGIAISANDPDALQPALQKAMNDGINVVSLDSAVNAESRTTHIQQADPERIGRVQVQAIHEMIDGEGEIAILSATSQATNQNEWIEWMKEELEDPKYENIELVKIAYGDDLRDKSVSETEGLLQSYPNLKGIISPTTVGIAAAAKVLTDKGLEGKVQLTGLGLPSEMAEYIENGVCQWMYLWNPIDLGYLAGCAIDALAKGEISGEAGDTFSAGRLGDREVVEVGDGTEIMLGDPFKFDIDNIGEWKDVY; the protein is encoded by the coding sequence ATGAAGAAAGTATTAGCATTAATTATTTCACTTGCATTGGTTATGTCTTTATTGGTTGGATGCGGTGGAGGAGGTACTGAAGATGTTTCGGAACCGGAAGAAACACCGGAAGTTGAAGATGCATCGAAAACCGATGATGAGCCAGAGCCGGAAGAAGAACCAGATAGTGGGGAAGGAAAACAATATGCCATCATTGTAAAGAGCACAGGTAATCCCTTTATGGAAAAGATGGCAGATGGGTTTAAGGAAGCTGTAAGTGAGCTCGGTGGGGAAACTATTGTGAAGGCACCAGATCAGCCAACAGCTGAAGCTCAGATTCAGATGATTGAAGAGCTTATTGCTCAAAAAGTTGATGGGATAGCAATATCAGCAAATGACCCTGATGCTTTGCAGCCTGCTCTTCAAAAAGCCATGAATGACGGAATCAATGTTGTTTCACTTGATTCTGCAGTAAATGCGGAGAGTCGTACAACTCATATACAGCAAGCGGATCCTGAAAGAATTGGACGTGTTCAGGTACAGGCAATTCATGAGATGATTGACGGTGAAGGTGAGATTGCTATTTTAAGCGCTACTTCACAAGCAACCAACCAGAACGAATGGATTGAATGGATGAAGGAAGAATTAGAAGATCCTAAATATGAGAATATTGAGCTTGTAAAGATTGCCTATGGTGACGACCTTAGAGATAAAAGTGTTTCAGAGACAGAAGGCTTGTTACAATCATATCCAAATCTAAAGGGAATAATTTCACCTACAACTGTAGGTATAGCGGCAGCAGCAAAAGTCCTTACGGATAAAGGTCTTGAAGGAAAGGTACAACTTACAGGTCTCGGCTTGCCAAGTGAAATGGCTGAGTATATTGAAAATGGTGTGTGTCAGTGGATGTATCTGTGGAATCCTATTGATTTAGGATATCTAGCAGGATGTGCTATTGATGCCCTTGCAAAAGGGGAGATTAGCGGAGAGGCTGGAGATACATTTAGTGCTGGTAGACTAGGAGATAGAGAAGTTGTTGAAGTAGGAGACGGGACTGAAATTATGCTAGGTGACCCATTTAAATTTGATATTGACAATATAGGAGAATGGAAAGACGTATATTAA
- a CDS encoding ABC transporter permease: MEQRNIIAKREFNLKSFFFQWEWMLVLILIVINIVNSSISSHYLNFSGLMDATMTFLDKAFIVLPMAFIIILGDIDISVASTVALSSVIMAVSYNAGLPMGMAMVLCLIVGTVCGLINGLLIVKFKELSAVIVTLSTMTIYRGIAYIILEDQAAGKFPQWFSYLGWGYVGSIPFILIVFAVFAVIFGLLLHKTTFGRRVYAIGNNPVASRFSGVEVDKIKVIIFTAAGFMSGVTALFLTSKMGSTRPNVAIGYELDVIAMVVLGGVSTAGGKGRIIGTVISIFLIGLLRYGLGLINVPSQVLLIIIGLLLVFAVMISDLNVNTVKAGKIKR; the protein is encoded by the coding sequence ATGGAACAGAGAAACATTATTGCCAAGAGGGAATTTAATCTGAAAAGTTTTTTCTTTCAGTGGGAATGGATGTTGGTACTGATATTGATTGTTATAAATATTGTAAACTCATCCATATCCTCTCACTATTTGAATTTTAGTGGATTGATGGATGCCACCATGACTTTTCTCGACAAGGCTTTCATCGTTTTACCTATGGCTTTTATCATAATTTTAGGAGATATCGATATCTCCGTTGCATCCACTGTTGCGCTGTCTTCAGTAATTATGGCGGTATCATACAATGCCGGTTTACCCATGGGGATGGCTATGGTGCTCTGCCTTATAGTGGGGACGGTTTGTGGATTAATAAACGGATTGTTGATAGTTAAATTTAAGGAGTTGTCAGCAGTCATCGTTACACTTTCTACAATGACAATATATCGCGGAATTGCTTATATAATACTTGAAGACCAAGCAGCAGGCAAATTCCCCCAGTGGTTTAGCTATTTAGGCTGGGGATATGTTGGAAGTATACCGTTTATTTTGATTGTTTTTGCAGTGTTTGCAGTTATTTTTGGCTTGCTGCTCCACAAGACAACCTTTGGCAGACGTGTATATGCGATAGGCAATAACCCTGTAGCAAGCAGATTTTCCGGAGTGGAGGTTGATAAGATAAAGGTGATAATTTTCACAGCTGCAGGTTTTATGTCAGGTGTAACAGCTCTTTTCCTCACTTCAAAAATGGGAAGTACAAGGCCCAATGTGGCAATTGGTTATGAATTAGATGTAATAGCCATGGTTGTTCTCGGCGGTGTAAGCACAGCAGGGGGAAAAGGTAGAATTATAGGAACTGTGATCTCTATCTTTCTTATCGGTCTTTTACGTTATGGTCTCGGCCTTATCAATGTGCCTTCCCAGGTATTGTTGATAATCATAGGTCTATTGCTGGTATTTGCGGTAATGATTTCTGATTTAAACGTAAATACAGTGAAAGCAGGAAAGATAAAAAGATAA